Proteins encoded together in one Rana temporaria chromosome 6, aRanTem1.1, whole genome shotgun sequence window:
- the LOC120944238 gene encoding C-X-C chemokine receptor type 2-like, which yields MAKSNIFDLDWLEDLFTDSPTPYYPSFDAAPCKSPENVNKYIYVVIYSIVFILNVVGNSLVILVIYQNKLKRSSTDVYLLNLAIADLLFAVTLPFWAAYKAHEWIFGIVMCKLVCILQEVNFYSGILLLACISVDRYLAIVHATEAVTQKRHWVKYISICIWIFSLVIALPTIWFKAVFLTPRNGYVCHEDIGGENTFRWKIIIRIGRHLAGFFIPLLIMLFCYGFTIKTLFQAKNNQKQRAMKVILAVVLAFLICWLPYNITVIVDSLLRTNYINETCEFRNRLDVALSVTEIFGYSHSCINPILYAFIGQKFRQSFLRILASKGIISKEIVSRYGRSSSVMSTSGNTSTTI from the coding sequence ATGGCCAAGTCAAACATTTTCGACCTGGACTGGCTTGAAGACCTGTTTACAGATTCACCTACCCCCTATTACCCATCATTTGATGCAGCCCCTTGCAAGTCTCCGGAGAACGtgaacaaatatatatatgttgtgaTTTACTCCATAGTCTTTATTCTAAATGTAGTCGGCAACAGCCTTGTCATTTTAGTAATTTACCAGAACAAGTTGAAGAGGTCGTCCACGGATGTCTACCTCCTGAATCTTGCCATTGCCGACTTGCTGTTTGCTGTGACTCTGCCCTTTTGGGCGGCATACAAAGCCCATGAATGGATTTTTGGGATCGTCATGTGTAAACTTGTGTGTATATTACAGGAAGTCAACTTCTACAGCGGGATACTGCTGCTGGCTTGTATAAGTGTGGATCGGTACCTGGCTATTGTCCATGCCACAGAGGCCGTGACACAGAAGAGGCACTGGGTCAAGTACATTTCCATCTGTATCTGGATATTTTCCTTAGTTATAGCCCTTCCCACCATCTGGTTCAAGGCTGTGTTTTTGACCCCTAGAAATGGTTATGTCTGCCATGAGGACATTGGCGGTGAGAACACGTTCCGCTGGAAGATCATCATAAGAATTGGACGCCACTTGGCTGGATTCTTCATACCTCTGCTCATCATGCTTTTTTGCTATGGCTTTACCATCAAAACTCTTTTTCAGGCCAAAAACAACCAGAAACAACGAGCCATGAAGGTCATCCTGGCAGTAGTTTTAGCCTTTCTGATCTGCTGGCTTCCTTACAATATCACCGTTATAGTGGACTCGCTACTGAGGACAAACTATATCAATGAGACCTGCGAGTTCCGGAACAGGTTGGACGTGGCCCTCTCTGTGACCGAAATATTTGGTTACTCCCACAGCTGTATCAACCCAATTCTCTACGCCTTCATCGGACAGAAGTTCAGACAAAGCTTCCTCAGGATCTTGGCCAGCAAGGGTATCATCAGCAAGGAAATTGTGTCTCGCTACGGCCGGAGCTCCTCGGTCATGTCAACTTCTGGAAACACGTCCACCACAATCTAG